A single window of Candidatus Chlorobium masyuteum DNA harbors:
- a CDS encoding acetate/propionate family kinase, with the protein MPPDKKILTFNTGSSSIKFALYMIGKEEQLVFSGSLTKIGQPEGRCLVNDREGKILANERIVVPDHAAACRYLFSWLESEFADRKPDAVGHRMVHGGPLYFTPQPVTPELLTSLDALSPYAPQHLPPALDALRCAVKLFPAAFQVTCFDTSFHSAMPPIAKLYALPESIRNRGVQRYGFHGLSYEYILGELVRLEGPTIMKERIIIAHLGHGASMAAVKEGRSIETTMGFSPAGGLVMSTRTGDLDPGVILFLLEEGVLSPQEIKVMVTRRSGLLGVSARSGDMRELLAAEQSDSSARDAVELFCYQARKYIGALSVVLGGLDRVVFSGGIGENSTEIRYRLCQGLEFLGIRVDGRKNRNNKADLTDENGTVKISVIKTNEELMIARHTMTLLRAMRPEQRG; encoded by the coding sequence ATGCCTCCCGATAAAAAAATCCTGACATTCAACACCGGTTCGTCCAGCATCAAGTTTGCCCTCTATATGATCGGTAAAGAGGAGCAGCTTGTTTTTTCCGGTTCACTGACCAAAATCGGTCAGCCTGAGGGCCGCTGCCTGGTTAACGACCGGGAGGGAAAGATACTCGCAAATGAGCGAATTGTTGTGCCGGACCATGCTGCGGCATGCCGCTATCTTTTCTCATGGTTGGAGTCGGAGTTTGCGGATCGCAAACCCGATGCGGTTGGCCATCGGATGGTTCACGGCGGCCCTTTGTACTTTACGCCACAGCCTGTGACCCCGGAACTTCTCACATCTCTTGATGCTCTGAGTCCTTATGCTCCGCAGCATCTTCCACCTGCACTCGATGCGCTCAGGTGTGCGGTGAAGCTTTTTCCCGCCGCCTTTCAGGTAACCTGCTTTGATACCTCGTTTCATTCAGCCATGCCACCGATTGCAAAGCTCTATGCACTTCCTGAATCCATACGGAATCGAGGGGTTCAGCGCTACGGGTTTCATGGACTCTCCTACGAATACATCCTTGGAGAGCTTGTGCGGCTTGAAGGGCCAACGATCATGAAGGAGAGGATTATTATTGCCCATCTTGGTCATGGAGCAAGCATGGCGGCAGTAAAGGAGGGCAGGAGTATTGAGACAACAATGGGATTTTCTCCGGCAGGCGGACTTGTGATGAGTACTCGTACCGGTGATCTCGATCCCGGTGTGATTTTGTTTCTGCTCGAAGAGGGAGTGTTGAGTCCGCAAGAGATCAAAGTGATGGTTACCAGGCGCTCTGGACTGCTTGGCGTTTCAGCTCGATCAGGCGATATGCGTGAACTGCTTGCGGCTGAGCAGAGTGATTCGTCAGCACGTGATGCTGTTGAGCTATTCTGTTACCAGGCGCGTAAATATATCGGAGCACTCTCTGTTGTACTTGGAGGGCTCGACAGAGTGGTGTTCAGCGGCGGTATAGGGGAGAACTCCACTGAAATCAGGTATCGCCTCTGCCAGGGGCTGGAGTTTCTCGGCATCAGGGTTGATGGGCGTAAAAACAGGAACAATAAAGCCGACCTGACAGATGAAAACGGAACGGTTAAGATAAGCGTCATCAAAACCAATGAGGAGCTGATGATTGCCCGCCATACCATGACGCTGCTGCGAGCGATGCGGCCTGAACAACGGGGGTGA
- a CDS encoding thiamine pyrophosphate-dependent enzyme, whose product MTKTPTRFDMPLTTDVAWCPGCGNYMLQSAVKMALHELAVDRKNLVMVSGIGQAAKAPQYLNAHMFNGLHGRALPAALGIKLSNRNLVVVVESGDGDMYGEGGNHFIHAIRRNMDITVIVHNNMVYGLTKGQASPTSQRGMTTPVQVEGVMLEPFNPLAVALALNAPFIARAYAGDVEETKKLIMQAISFRGFSLVDVFQPCVVFNKVNTYQWFKENTVYLPESHDATDRAAAFGLATATGKLPLGVFFRSEGRELYEDLIGVGKTPLYKQKPPDEKAFQNLIDTYR is encoded by the coding sequence ATGACTAAAACACCGACCCGCTTCGATATGCCCCTGACTACTGATGTCGCATGGTGTCCGGGGTGCGGAAACTACATGCTGCAGAGTGCCGTGAAGATGGCCCTGCATGAGCTCGCCGTTGACCGGAAAAATCTTGTGATGGTCTCAGGGATTGGCCAGGCAGCCAAAGCACCTCAGTATCTCAATGCTCATATGTTCAACGGTCTGCATGGTCGCGCACTTCCCGCTGCCCTTGGCATAAAGCTGTCGAACAGGAACCTTGTCGTAGTAGTGGAGTCGGGTGATGGCGATATGTATGGAGAGGGGGGGAACCATTTCATCCACGCCATACGCAGAAACATGGATATCACCGTCATTGTCCACAACAACATGGTCTACGGTCTCACCAAGGGCCAGGCCTCTCCGACTTCGCAGCGGGGAATGACAACTCCGGTTCAGGTTGAGGGTGTCATGCTTGAGCCCTTCAACCCCCTTGCTGTGGCGCTGGCACTCAACGCACCGTTCATTGCCCGGGCTTATGCCGGAGATGTTGAAGAGACCAAAAAGTTGATCATGCAGGCAATCTCTTTCAGGGGATTTTCTCTCGTTGACGTTTTCCAGCCCTGCGTTGTCTTCAATAAAGTGAACACCTACCAGTGGTTCAAGGAGAATACCGTCTACCTGCCGGAGAGTCACGACGCCACAGATCGTGCTGCCGCCTTCGGGCTGGCAACCGCGACGGGCAAACTTCCGCTGGGAGTGTTCTTCCGGAGTGAAGGGCGGGAACTTTACGAAGATCTTATCGGCGTTGGCAAAACCCCGCTCTACAAGCAGAAACCACCGGATGAGAAGGCATTTCAAAACCTGATTGATACCTACCGCTGA
- a CDS encoding 2-oxoacid:acceptor oxidoreductase subunit alpha yields the protein MHHYLHDISMVFAGEAGQGLQTVTETLLRILHKSGYCVFSCTEYMSRIRGGCNTTEIRITDKKRGAYLERIDMLFALSPLAVEHLKSRIRSGTLLFAEKTQFAERWDEHYIDTPFRKFAVETGSPVYSNTVAAGIVSGIIGLPIERFTDYLGEQFAAKGEDTVSKNRIAAKLGYDFGRRTAADKAILLPSPAASGSSGRLLMDGNTALGIGAIASGCNFISSYPMSPGTGLLTFLAAKSKTFGIVVDQAEDEIAAINAGIGASYGGARAVVSTSGGGFDLMQEGVSLAGMLETPIVIHIGQRPGPATGLPTRTEQGDLNLALHAGHGDFARAILAPGTLEELIESMQHAFRLANRFQIPVFVLTDQFLLDAITTIERKYIKRLPFESSIIKTKAGYQRFAFTDDGLSPRGVPGYGDGLVRVDSDEHDESGLITESFEMRQSMVEKRLKRKKALSDAALMPTIIGSLSEASTVVIAWGSNRGVLEEALALIGNKKLAGLHFAQPYPLNPEIKPLLEKRKLVVMENNATGQFADLLSLHTGRTISHRIVKATGQPFSVEEVAEAIKALIE from the coding sequence ATGCACCACTATCTGCACGATATCTCCATGGTCTTTGCCGGAGAGGCCGGACAAGGTCTTCAGACCGTTACGGAAACGCTGCTCCGGATTCTTCATAAAAGTGGCTACTGCGTATTCTCCTGCACAGAGTACATGTCGCGAATCCGCGGGGGGTGCAATACCACGGAAATCAGGATTACAGACAAAAAACGAGGCGCCTATCTGGAACGCATCGATATGCTTTTTGCCCTCTCCCCGCTCGCTGTAGAACACCTGAAAAGCCGCATCAGGAGCGGGACACTGCTATTTGCTGAAAAAACGCAGTTCGCTGAAAGATGGGATGAGCACTACATCGATACCCCCTTCAGGAAGTTTGCCGTTGAAACCGGCAGCCCTGTTTATTCAAATACGGTAGCGGCAGGAATCGTCTCCGGCATTATCGGCCTCCCGATTGAACGCTTTACCGATTACCTCGGTGAACAGTTTGCCGCAAAGGGAGAAGATACCGTTTCGAAAAACCGAATTGCGGCAAAGCTCGGTTACGATTTCGGACGCCGGACCGCTGCTGACAAAGCGATTCTCCTTCCTTCGCCGGCAGCATCCGGAAGTTCCGGGCGCCTGCTTATGGACGGCAATACGGCGCTCGGCATCGGCGCAATCGCTTCCGGCTGCAATTTTATAAGCTCCTACCCGATGTCTCCCGGAACCGGACTGCTCACGTTTCTTGCGGCTAAATCGAAAACATTCGGCATCGTAGTTGATCAGGCGGAGGATGAAATTGCTGCAATCAATGCCGGGATTGGAGCCTCCTATGGCGGCGCACGAGCTGTTGTCTCTACCTCAGGGGGCGGGTTTGACCTGATGCAGGAAGGAGTGAGCCTGGCAGGCATGCTCGAAACACCAATTGTTATTCATATCGGCCAGCGGCCCGGACCGGCAACAGGTCTGCCTACCCGCACGGAACAGGGTGACCTCAACCTTGCACTGCATGCCGGCCACGGTGATTTCGCAAGGGCCATCCTTGCGCCCGGCACGCTCGAAGAGCTCATTGAATCGATGCAACATGCATTCAGGCTTGCCAACCGCTTCCAGATTCCCGTGTTTGTGCTCACCGATCAGTTCCTGCTCGATGCCATCACCACCATTGAGCGCAAGTACATTAAAAGGCTTCCGTTCGAAAGTTCAATCATAAAAACCAAAGCTGGTTACCAGCGTTTTGCTTTCACTGATGACGGTCTGAGTCCACGCGGTGTTCCGGGGTATGGCGATGGTCTGGTTCGCGTTGACTCCGATGAACATGATGAAAGCGGCCTCATTACGGAGAGCTTTGAAATGAGGCAGAGCATGGTTGAAAAGCGGCTGAAACGAAAAAAAGCGCTCTCTGACGCAGCACTGATGCCCACCATTATCGGCAGCCTCAGCGAGGCATCAACCGTGGTGATAGCCTGGGGTTCAAACCGGGGTGTGCTTGAAGAGGCACTTGCTCTGATCGGGAACAAAAAGCTTGCGGGGCTCCACTTTGCTCAGCCCTACCCGCTCAATCCGGAGATAAAACCACTGCTTGAAAAGAGAAAACTCGTGGTCATGGAAAACAATGCTACCGGACAGTTTGCCGATCTTCTCTCACTTCATACAGGCAGAACCATTTCGCACCGGATCGTTAAAGCCACGGGCCAGCCATTCAGTGTGGAAGAGGTTGCAGAAGCGATAAAAGCCTTAATAGAGTAA
- the ygiD gene encoding 4,5-DOPA-extradiol-dioxygenase → MRVVMPAVFFGHGSPMNALQSNRYTQSWRRFGRSIARPEAILAISAHWYLPGSAVTAGRYPETIHDFGGFPPELYSVTYPAPGSPELARRVQELLRPLEVRSDERRGLDHGTWSVLAHLFPDADIPVVQLSIDSTMSPEFHYETGRRLQPLREEGVLVLGSGNLVHNLAAYAWDNIAEPPFDWAARFEHKARKLIIEGRGRELVDYRDMGEDARLSVPTPEHFLPLLYILALQREDEPLSFPVEGIEGGSLSMLSVSVGR, encoded by the coding sequence ATGCGTGTGGTTATGCCGGCTGTTTTTTTCGGACATGGAAGCCCGATGAATGCATTGCAATCAAACAGATACACCCAAAGCTGGCGTCGTTTTGGTCGCTCAATAGCCCGTCCGGAGGCAATCCTTGCCATATCGGCACACTGGTATCTTCCGGGCAGTGCGGTGACCGCCGGTCGGTATCCCGAAACGATCCATGATTTCGGCGGCTTTCCACCTGAACTTTACAGCGTAACCTACCCTGCTCCGGGAAGTCCAGAACTTGCCCGGAGGGTTCAGGAGCTTCTTCGGCCCCTTGAGGTGCGTTCTGATGAGCGGCGAGGGCTGGATCATGGAACATGGTCCGTGCTTGCTCATCTTTTTCCCGATGCAGATATTCCGGTTGTGCAGCTCAGTATCGACAGTACCATGAGCCCGGAGTTTCATTATGAGACCGGGCGGAGGCTACAGCCGCTGCGCGAAGAGGGGGTTCTCGTTCTCGGCAGCGGCAATCTTGTGCATAACCTTGCAGCATATGCCTGGGACAATATTGCAGAGCCGCCGTTTGACTGGGCTGCCAGGTTTGAGCATAAAGCACGCAAACTCATCATTGAAGGTCGGGGGCGTGAGCTTGTTGATTACCGGGATATGGGTGAGGATGCCCGGCTTTCGGTTCCGACTCCTGAACACTTTTTGCCGCTGCTTTATATACTGGCTTTGCAGAGAGAGGATGAACCGCTCAGCTTTCCGGTTGAGGGGATTGAGGGCGGATCGCTCTCCATGCTCTCGGTCTCTGTCGGCCGATAA
- a CDS encoding NADPH-dependent FMN reductase, which yields MKEYKIAMIVGSLRKDSFNRQLASALVRLAPPEFTFSDVGIGDLPLYNQDDDNRQAESVLRLKREIANADGLLFVTPEYNRSIPGVLKNALDHASRPHGQSSWSGKPAGMIGISPGTSGTAMAQQHLRNILVALDVPTLAQPEAFIQTKDGLFDEKGNIGEGSRQFLQSWMDRYAAWIKLHLSHS from the coding sequence ATGAAGGAATACAAGATTGCGATGATTGTCGGAAGCCTCAGAAAGGACTCCTTCAACCGTCAGCTGGCCAGCGCGCTTGTCAGGCTTGCACCTCCGGAATTCACGTTCAGCGATGTCGGGATCGGCGATCTGCCGCTCTACAATCAGGATGATGATAACCGGCAGGCGGAATCCGTTTTGCGATTGAAACGTGAAATTGCAAATGCCGACGGCCTTCTCTTTGTGACACCCGAGTACAACCGCTCAATTCCCGGTGTGCTTAAAAACGCCCTTGACCATGCTTCGCGGCCCCATGGGCAAAGTTCATGGTCAGGCAAGCCTGCCGGTATGATTGGCATCTCTCCCGGTACCTCAGGCACGGCAATGGCTCAGCAGCATCTGCGCAACATTCTGGTGGCTCTCGATGTGCCGACACTCGCCCAGCCGGAAGCGTTCATTCAGACTAAGGATGGACTCTTTGATGAAAAGGGCAATATCGGAGAGGGAAGCCGGCAGTTTCTGCAGAGTTGGATGGATCGGTATGCAGCCTGGATAAAACTGCACCTGTCGCATTCATGA
- a CDS encoding adenosine deaminase family protein → MHRKSALLIMLWMFLLSAATLHARPKDSDSYSATRAYYQRLIAPAKPDIAGLRLFFTLMPKGGDIHQHFTGSLYAENYLEWIQKEGCWISKSDYSVITPKDTDRLKDTVSVKNLRSNRAMCSDFFTHWSDKDYANHYHDQLPPDAQFFNTFIYFSKIFNSNRNYYREGLLKLKERAKNENVQYLETMFVSPGYQKPDPVFDVRARSGVINIDNKEFRALLDGFYTAITQDTLFYDKVHQYRELVDSSSKGLDDENFTLRFQSYVSRNSAPSVFFSGLSTAFYEANKNNGVVGVNIVSAENDPVALGDYRLHMQMFRYLKEKYPHIRTSMHAGELASGMVPPEEMKYHIAEAVSVAGAARIGHGVDIAYETEALSTLKRMKEARIPVEINLTSNEFILGVKDEAHPIRIYTGSGVPVVISSDDPGVSRNSLTEEYVLLASRYRYSYDEVKRFAANSISYSFLKQDEKERGLQLLQKKFAGFEEKIADFARRN, encoded by the coding sequence ATGCATAGAAAATCAGCTCTCCTGATCATGCTCTGGATGTTTCTTCTCTCTGCAGCAACCCTGCATGCACGACCAAAAGATTCAGACTCATACAGCGCGACCAGGGCATACTATCAGAGGCTGATAGCTCCGGCAAAGCCCGATATTGCCGGACTTCGGCTCTTCTTTACCCTTATGCCGAAAGGGGGCGATATTCATCAGCACTTCACCGGATCACTCTACGCAGAGAACTATCTGGAGTGGATACAAAAAGAGGGATGCTGGATCAGCAAGAGTGACTATTCGGTTATAACGCCAAAGGATACCGACAGGCTGAAAGACACGGTTTCAGTGAAAAACCTGAGGAGCAACAGGGCTATGTGCAGTGACTTCTTCACGCACTGGTCTGACAAGGATTATGCCAATCACTATCATGATCAGCTTCCTCCGGACGCCCAGTTTTTCAATACCTTCATCTACTTTTCGAAAATTTTCAACAGTAACCGGAACTACTACCGGGAGGGGCTGCTGAAGCTCAAGGAACGGGCGAAAAATGAGAACGTTCAGTACCTCGAAACCATGTTTGTCTCTCCAGGTTATCAGAAGCCCGATCCGGTGTTTGACGTTCGTGCCAGAAGCGGTGTGATCAATATTGATAACAAAGAGTTCCGGGCCCTGCTTGACGGCTTTTACACCGCAATCACTCAGGACACCCTGTTCTATGACAAGGTTCATCAGTATCGTGAACTCGTGGATTCAAGCAGCAAGGGTCTTGATGACGAGAACTTTACGCTCCGCTTTCAGAGCTATGTTTCCCGGAATTCCGCCCCCTCGGTCTTCTTCTCCGGCCTCTCTACTGCATTTTATGAAGCCAATAAAAACAACGGGGTTGTCGGTGTCAACATTGTCAGTGCCGAGAACGATCCGGTTGCTCTCGGTGACTACCGGCTGCACATGCAGATGTTCCGGTACCTGAAAGAGAAGTATCCCCATATCAGAACCTCCATGCATGCCGGAGAGCTGGCATCAGGCATGGTACCGCCCGAAGAGATGAAATACCATATCGCAGAGGCTGTTTCGGTTGCCGGAGCCGCCAGGATTGGCCATGGAGTTGATATTGCCTATGAAACCGAAGCCCTCTCTACCCTGAAGCGGATGAAGGAGGCGCGGATTCCGGTCGAGATCAACCTTACCAGTAATGAGTTTATTCTCGGCGTAAAGGATGAAGCGCATCCGATCAGGATTTACACCGGCAGCGGTGTACCGGTGGTGATCTCCTCTGACGATCCCGGTGTTTCACGCAACTCTTTGACAGAGGAGTATGTGCTGCTTGCCAGCCGCTACCGCTACTCCTATGACGAGGTAAAGCGGTTTGCCGCAAACAGTATCAGCTACTCTTTCCTGAAACAGGATGAGAAGGAGAGGGGGCTGCAGCTCCTGCAGAAAAAATTTGCAGGATTTGAGGAGAAGATTGCCGACTTTGCCCGCCGCAATTAA
- a CDS encoding type II toxin-antitoxin system PemK/MazF family toxin, with amino-acid sequence MAGILRGEIRWAELNPTRGNEQSGLRPVLVLSHNVFNERSGTVIAVALTSQPQKAGFPLTMAVESAALPKKSWVKISQIRTLSVERIGSKIGTLSPEELIRVIEGLNEIISN; translated from the coding sequence ATGGCCGGAATACTGAGAGGTGAGATCCGATGGGCTGAGCTTAATCCAACCCGGGGAAATGAACAATCCGGCCTCCGGCCGGTTCTGGTGCTCAGCCATAACGTCTTTAACGAACGATCAGGCACCGTTATCGCCGTAGCTCTGACAAGTCAGCCGCAAAAAGCCGGATTTCCGCTCACCATGGCGGTTGAGTCAGCGGCACTTCCTAAAAAATCATGGGTCAAGATCAGCCAGATCAGAACCTTGTCTGTGGAGAGAATCGGAAGTAAAATAGGAACCCTTTCGCCGGAGGAATTAATCCGGGTTATCGAAGGGCTGAATGAAATTATCAGCAATTGA
- a CDS encoding ribbon-helix-helix domain-containing protein has translation MGKTKIAVTIDAQAVIKIDRLVEKSVFANRSQAIQQAIYEKIDRIERRALAEECAKLDPVEEKKLADEGLETEQWPEY, from the coding sequence ATGGGAAAAACAAAGATTGCCGTCACCATAGACGCTCAGGCAGTAATCAAAATTGACCGGCTTGTAGAAAAAAGTGTTTTCGCAAATCGCAGCCAGGCGATACAACAGGCGATTTATGAAAAAATCGATCGCATTGAGCGAAGAGCGCTTGCTGAAGAGTGCGCAAAACTTGACCCGGTTGAAGAAAAAAAACTGGCTGATGAAGGTCTGGAGACAGAACAATGGCCGGAATACTGA
- a CDS encoding bestrophin-like domain — MTFTVIIVLLFAALFCGMMLSTEIGRRIGQRTLRCNPDGLAKGIGPVEGAVFGLLGLIIAFTFAGAESRFENRRQLITEEANAIGTAYLRMDLLSPDAQPELKDLFRRYLDTRLAVYRNVEDAAATKATLEKSAVLQAEIWKKSVADCERPGAAKHAGILALASLNTMIDITTTRATSQIDHPPIVILLLFFSLSLIGSLLVGYNMSVNERRHWLHPVAFAAIISLTVFVILDLEFPRRGLVRVDLADKPLIELRQSILESQQSNQTAP; from the coding sequence ATGACTTTTACCGTCATCATAGTTCTGTTGTTTGCCGCCCTTTTTTGCGGCATGATGCTCAGCACTGAAATCGGGCGCCGTATCGGCCAGAGAACCCTCCGTTGCAACCCTGATGGTCTGGCAAAAGGGATCGGCCCGGTTGAAGGCGCGGTGTTCGGCCTGCTTGGACTGATTATCGCCTTTACCTTTGCCGGTGCCGAGTCGCGTTTTGAAAACCGCCGCCAACTGATCACCGAGGAGGCCAATGCGATTGGCACCGCATACCTCCGTATGGATCTGCTTTCCCCGGATGCTCAGCCGGAATTGAAGGATCTTTTCCGCCGCTACCTTGACACCCGACTGGCGGTGTACCGCAATGTGGAGGATGCTGCAGCGACGAAAGCCACCCTTGAAAAAAGTGCAGTGCTGCAGGCAGAGATATGGAAGAAGAGTGTAGCTGACTGCGAAAGGCCCGGGGCAGCAAAGCATGCAGGTATTCTTGCGCTGGCCTCATTGAACACCATGATCGACATAACAACCACCAGAGCTACATCGCAGATTGATCATCCCCCGATCGTTATTTTACTGCTCTTTTTTTCCTTGAGTCTCATCGGCTCCCTGCTCGTCGGCTACAATATGTCAGTCAACGAGAGGCGGCACTGGCTGCATCCTGTCGCCTTTGCCGCGATTATTTCACTCACGGTATTTGTGATCCTTGATCTCGAGTTTCCGCGCAGAGGCCTCGTTCGTGTTGATCTGGCCGACAAACCCCTTATCGAACTTCGCCAGAGTATACTGGAGAGCCAACAATCAAACCAGACAGCTCCATGA
- a CDS encoding nuclear transport factor 2 family protein, with protein sequence MKSNSQTALEVVLRFLNSYSKEDVEACLSAFSTTRELMLLGTNDNEVFSSLQNIRDAFSRDFASMSNIRFGDIRHSHVESGDTLATVLVELPITFETEGKQEQTLFRYALTLVSENGNWKICAGMASVPFSAGTYSF encoded by the coding sequence ATGAAGAGCAATAGCCAGACCGCTTTGGAGGTGGTACTGCGATTCCTCAACAGCTACTCGAAAGAGGATGTCGAGGCCTGCCTCTCGGCCTTCAGCACCACAAGAGAGCTGATGCTGCTCGGCACGAACGATAACGAAGTGTTCAGCTCACTTCAGAATATCCGCGATGCCTTCAGCCGCGACTTCGCCAGTATGTCGAATATCCGCTTTGGAGATATCCGCCACAGCCATGTCGAATCCGGCGATACGCTTGCCACTGTTCTGGTTGAACTGCCTATCACCTTTGAGACGGAAGGGAAGCAGGAGCAGACGCTCTTCCGCTACGCCCTCACCCTCGTCAGTGAAAACGGTAACTGGAAAATCTGTGCCGGCATGGCCAGCGTCCCCTTCAGTGCCGGAACCTACTCCTTCTGA
- the dcm gene encoding DNA (cytosine-5-)-methyltransferase, which translates to MNTTQSFSLLRQQAGLSIDKIAHITGYSQREVYRWEKNEIVPRKLVLDQLTRIAQPLSTYGKESSTFTFIDLFAGIGGMRKAFEELGGRCVFTSEWDKYSRQTYQANFSCDHEIGGDITKIDARDIPSHDILVAGFPCQPFSIAGVSKKNALGRPHGFADKTQGTLFFDVARIIEYHRPKAILLENVKNLQRHDKGKTFDIIKETLAELGYYFDWKIIDAGNWVPQHRERIFIAGFREDCGFSFERFDLPHGSERPVIETILHPENGLEDEEPPYTVGPLARISDRYTLSDHLWEYLQKYAEKHRAKGNGFGFGLVGPHDVARTLSARYYKDGSEILVKQEGKNPRRLTPRECSRLMGFDTLDGNSFIIPVSDTQAYRQFGNAVVVPVVRAVARYMLEYLIEGVSSDQLRFDFGVLMSEKAVQYG; encoded by the coding sequence ATGAATACCACCCAGAGCTTTTCATTGTTACGCCAGCAGGCGGGTTTGTCGATTGACAAAATTGCTCACATTACCGGGTACAGCCAGCGAGAGGTCTATCGCTGGGAGAAAAACGAGATAGTCCCCAGAAAACTGGTGCTTGACCAGCTCACAAGGATTGCCCAGCCTTTATCAACCTACGGCAAAGAGTCTTCAACCTTTACCTTCATTGATCTTTTTGCCGGTATTGGAGGCATGCGAAAAGCTTTTGAAGAGCTTGGCGGCAGGTGTGTCTTTACGAGTGAGTGGGACAAATACTCCCGTCAGACCTATCAGGCGAATTTTTCGTGTGATCACGAGATTGGTGGTGACATTACCAAAATTGATGCCCGCGACATCCCGTCACATGATATTCTGGTTGCGGGTTTCCCCTGCCAGCCTTTTTCAATAGCCGGAGTCTCCAAAAAAAATGCTCTTGGCAGACCTCACGGTTTTGCAGACAAAACCCAGGGCACCCTCTTTTTTGATGTGGCGAGAATTATTGAGTATCATCGCCCGAAGGCGATCCTGCTTGAAAATGTCAAGAATCTTCAGCGGCATGACAAGGGGAAAACATTCGATATTATCAAGGAAACTCTTGCCGAACTGGGCTATTATTTTGACTGGAAAATTATTGATGCCGGAAACTGGGTTCCCCAGCATCGCGAGCGGATATTTATTGCAGGGTTCAGGGAGGATTGCGGATTCAGCTTTGAGCGGTTTGATCTGCCGCACGGCAGCGAGCGCCCGGTCATAGAAACCATATTGCATCCTGAAAACGGCCTGGAAGATGAGGAACCACCCTATACTGTCGGCCCATTGGCAAGAATATCCGACCGCTACACCCTTTCGGATCATCTCTGGGAGTACCTCCAGAAGTATGCTGAAAAACACCGGGCAAAAGGCAATGGTTTCGGATTCGGCCTTGTCGGCCCCCATGATGTAGCCAGAACACTTTCGGCTCGCTATTACAAGGATGGTTCCGAGATTCTGGTGAAGCAGGAGGGGAAAAATCCCCGAAGGCTGACACCGAGGGAGTGTTCACGGTTGATGGGTTTTGATACACTTGATGGTAACAGTTTTATAATTCCTGTTTCTGATACCCAGGCTTACCGGCAGTTCGGAAATGCTGTTGTTGTGCCTGTTGTCAGGGCTGTTGCACGGTATATGCTTGAATACCTGATTGAAGGTGTTTCATCCGACCAGTTGCGTTTTGACTTTGGTGTCCTGATGTCTGAAAAAGCTGTTCAGTATGGCTGA
- a CDS encoding very short patch repair endonuclease — translation MADVVSPETRSRMMSGIRAANTIPEMRIRRGLHARGFRFRLHCSSLPGKPDLVFSKYRAVIFVHGCFWHAHECALFKWPKTREEFWKGKIGKNRTRDYAVMDELARQSWRVLIVWECALKGKGRRPVDEVVDSCAAWLHSNSTKHEIRGQHEIIDIAIDHAKQGLPDDLREGPRSK, via the coding sequence ATGGCTGATGTTGTTTCACCGGAAACACGAAGCCGAATGATGTCCGGCATCCGGGCAGCGAATACCATTCCTGAAATGAGGATACGCAGAGGCCTTCATGCACGGGGGTTCAGATTCAGGCTTCATTGCAGTTCATTGCCGGGCAAGCCTGATCTTGTTTTTTCGAAGTATCGTGCCGTTATTTTTGTTCATGGATGTTTCTGGCATGCCCATGAGTGTGCTCTTTTCAAATGGCCGAAAACAAGAGAGGAGTTCTGGAAAGGGAAGATCGGCAAAAACAGGACCCGTGACTATGCTGTCATGGATGAACTTGCACGGCAAAGCTGGAGAGTTCTGATTGTCTGGGAGTGTGCTCTAAAAGGCAAGGGGCGCAGGCCGGTTGATGAGGTTGTTGATTCCTGTGCAGCATGGCTGCATTCAAACTCGACAAAACATGAAATCAGAGGGCAACATGAGATTATCGACATTGCAATCGATCATGCGAAACAAGGGTTGCCGGACGATCTACGCGAAGGTCCTCGCAGCAAATGA